The nucleotide window TGCGTTCAGCCTGCCCTACTACGCGGCGCATGTGCGCCTGATGGTCCGGCGCGGCAGTGGCATCGGCTCGATCGACGCCATGCGTGGCCTTCGACTCGTGGTGGTGCAGGGCACGACGGCAGAGCGTCTGGTGCGGGCACGTCAGGCGGAGATCGGGTTTCAACTGCTGATGGCGCGCGATTACGACGAGGCGTTTCATCTGCTGCGCGAACAACGAGGGCAGGCGCTCGCGCTCGACGACGTGCTGCTTCAGGGCTTGCGCACGACGACCAAGACGCCCGATGCGTTCCGTGTCGTGGGACCACCGCTGGCCGATACCCCCGAGTACTACGCCCTCGTGCTGCGCAAAGACGACCCGGCCTTCAAGGCGGTGGTCGATGCGGCACTGGTCGAACTGTTCCGCAGCGGTGAAATGGCGCGCCTGCAAGGTCACTGGTTCCAGAATCCGACACCCCCCTACGGCGTGAACCTGCACATGCTGCCGTCGCCCGAGGTGCAGGCGCTGTGGGAAGCCGCGCGGCAGAAGTCACCGCAGGCATCACGGCGAGCGTCAGACCAAGAATCGCGCCAAGAATAAGCTAATGAGAAAAGTGGCTTTGCGCCGGGCGGTGCAATTCTGTAAATTGCTATCGTGCTATTAATGCGATAGGAATTTTCTGTGAACGGTTGGCATGAAATGAATTGGAAAGTCGTCGCCCGACGCGTCGCCCTCAGTCTGTCGGTGAGCGTTGCCGCGCTGGGTACCCTCTCTGGCGTCTCTACGGCGGTTGCTGCGCCTGCTAAGGCCGCCAAGTCCGACGTCGCGGTGGTTGCACTGCCGAAGATCAATGGCGATCTGACGGGCACGCTCAAGAAAATCCACGACACGGGGCTCATTACGCTGGGTTATCGCGAAGCCGCGATCCCGTTTGCCTATGTGAACGACAAGGGCAAGCCCGTGGGTTACACCATGGACCTGTGCTACGCCGTGGTCGACGCGGTCAAGTCGGCGCTCAACATGCCGAACCTGAAAGTGCGTGAGATGTCGATCACGCCGCAGAACCGCATTCCGCTGGTGAAGAACGGCACGGTCGATCTGGACTGCGCCCCGAACACCATCACGCCGGAGCGGGCTGAACAAGTGGGCTTCAGCCACCCGTACTACGTGTCGGAAGTGCGTCTGTTGGTCAACAAGAAGGACAACATTCGCGGTCTGGAAGACCTCAAGGGCCAGAATCTCGTGGCGTCTGCCGGTTCCACCGGCGAGCGTCTGGCACGTATTCAGGCCGACAAGGGTGGTTTTCGCGTGATTCCGGCGCGTGACCACGGCGAATCGATGATGACGCTCGAAACCGGCCGCGCCAAGGCATTTGCGCTCGACGACGTGCTGCTCGCCGGTTTGCGCGCCACGGCCCGCGAGCCGGGCGACTTCGCCATCGTAGGTGCGCCGCTCGAAACCGAATTGAACGCGCTGATGCTGCGTCGCGACGACCCGCAGTTCAAGAAGTTTGTCGATACGACGCTGGCGCATGTGTTCAGCTCGGGCGAGATCCGCCGCATTCAGCAAAAGTGGTTCCAGCAGCCGATTCCGCCGCGCAACGTCAACTTGAATCTCGAACCGAGCAAGGAAGTGATCGAGGTCTGGCGCGAGGGTTCGCAGGTCACGGAGTGATCCACCGGGGGTAGCAGGCAGCCTGACTGCGCCGCCCCCCGAAGACCCGCAAAAACAAACGACAACGCCCGCCGATAGCGATATCGGCGGGCGTTGTCGTTTACACGTTGTTTACACCGTCCTTACCCCTTTTGTCCCCGTCTTTACGCGCCGATCCGTATCTTTCAGATCACGGCTGGCATGCGCATGCGAGGGCGCGTCGCGTCCGTGGTGTGCCGGCCGCCACACGATAGGGAGTTGTCATGGATTGGTTATATCTCGGCGTGATGGCAGTGTTTACCGCTGCGACCGTCGGCTTTGTCGCGTTTTGCGCGTCGGTAGGGGGGCAGCAATGACAGCCATGTACTGGCTGAGCGGCGGACTCACGCTCGCGCTGCTCGTTTATCTCGTCTACGCGCTCTTCAAGCCGGAGGATCTCGCATGACACTCAATGCCTGGATTCAGCTCGGCGTATTTCTCGTCGTGCTACTGGTGCTGGCGCGCCCGCTCGGCCGTTTCATGGCCAACGTGCTCGCCGGCGAGTCGCGCGTGAACCGGTGGTTTGCCCCGGTCGAGCGCGGCCTCTATCGCTTGTGCGGTATCGATCCCGAAAAGGAAATGCACTGGCGCGCCTACGCGATCGCCCTGATCGGCTTCAACGCCGTGGGGGCGTTCGCGGTCTACGCGCTGCAACGCTGGCAAGTCTGGCTGCCGCTCAACCCGCAGGCGTTCGGCGCGGTCACGCCCGATTCGTCGATGAACACTGCTGTCAGCTTCGTGGCCAACACGAACTGGCAGGGGTATTCGGGCGAGTCGACGATGAGCTATCTCACGCAGATGCTCGGCCTCGCGGTACAGAACTTCCTGTCCGCAGCCACCGGTATCGCTGTGGTGGTGGCGCTCATTCGCGGCTTCGCGCGTCATACGGCGAAAACGATCGGCAACTTCTGGGTCGACATGACCCGCATCACGTTCTACGTGCTGATCCCGCTGTCGGTGCTGTTTGCCGCGGCGTTCATGAGCCAAGGCGTGATTCAGAACTTCGACGCCTACAAGGACGTCGCGACGGTGCAGGCCACGCACTACGACAATCCGGTCCTCGGTCCGGACGGTCAGCCGAAGATGGACGCCGCTGGCAAGCCGGTCACGCAGCCGGCCGTGACGTCCACGCAGACGTTGCCGATGGGGCCGGTCGCCTCGCAAGAAGCGATCAAGATGCTCGGCACGAACGGTGGTGGCTTCTTCAACGCCAACTCGGCGCACCCGTACGAAAACCCGACGCCGCTGTCGAACTTCCTGCAAATTCTGGCGATCTTCCTGATCCCGGCGGCGCTGTGCTTCACGTTCGGCCGCATGGTCGGTGACCGTCGTCAGGGTGTTGCGATTCTCGCGGCGATGACGATTGCGTTCTCGATTGCTGCGGTGGCGACGGTCTCGGCGGAGCAGGCCGGCAACCCGGTGCTCACCCCGCTCGGGGTCGATCAGCAGGTCAGCGCGACGCAGTCGGGCGGCAACATGGAAGGCAAGGAGACGCGCTTCGGCATCGTGGCGTCGGGCATCTTTGCGACGGTGACGACGGCGGCGTCGTGCGGTGCGGTCAACGCCATGCACGACTCGCTCACGCCGCTGGGCGGCATGGTGCCGATGCTGTTGATGCAGTTGGGCGAAGTGGTCTTCGGCGGGGTGGGTTCAGGCCTGTACGGCATGCTCGTCTTCGCGATGCTCGCGGTGTTCGTGGCGGGGCTGATGATCGGCCGCACGCCGGAATATCTGGGCAAGAAGATCGAAGCGTTCGAGATGAAGATGGTCGCTGTAGCCGTGCTCATGACGCCGATGCTGGTGCTGCTCGGCACGGCACTCGCCGTGATGGTGCAAGCCGGTCAGGTGGGGGTGGCCAACCCGGCGACACACGGGTTCTCTGAAATTCTCTACGCCTTCAGTTCGGCCGCGAACAACAACGGCAGCGCCTTTGCGGGGCTCTCGGCCAACACGCCGTTCTACAACAACACGCTGGCCATTGCGATGTGGTTCGGCCGCTTCTGGGTGATCGTGCCGGTGCTGGCGATTGCCGGTGGTCTGGCCGCGAAGAAGCGCATTGCCGCCACGTCGGGCACGTTGCCCACGCATGGACCGCTCTTTGTCGTGCTGTTGCTCGGCACCGTGCTGCTGGTGGGCGCACTCACCTACGTGCCGGCGCTCGCGCTGGGCCCGATCGCCGAACATCTGGCGATGATCGGCGCGCATTGAACAATGAAATGAGGCATTCGAGGCACTCATGAATCAATCTGCAGGTAATACCGTCACCCGGCCGGTCGGCGAGGGTCATACATCGGCTGTGAAGTCGATGTTCGACCCCTCGATCGTGAAGCCGGCCATTGTCGACTCGTTCCGCAAACTTCACCCACTTACGCAAGCGCGCAATCCGGTGATGTTCGTGGTGTACGTCGGCAGCATTCTCACCACGGTGCTGTTCGGCATGGCCCTCGCAGGGCATGCCGAAGCCAGCGCGCCGTTTATCCTCGCCATTACGTTGTGGCTGTGGTTCACGGTGTTGTTCGCGAACTTCGCCGAAGCCCTGGCCGAAGGGCGCAGCAAGGCGCAGGCTGCATCGCTGCGTCAGGCCAAGAAGAACGTGCCCGCCAAGCAACTCCGCGCGGCGGCGCGTGATGCCGAATGTCTGGTCATCGACAGCGCCAGCCTGCGCCGTGGCGACTTCGTGCTGGTCGAAGCGGGCGACGTTGTGCCCGCCGACGGCGAAGTGGTCGAAGGCGTCGCATCGGTCGACGAGTCGGCCATTACGGGGGAATCGGCACCCGTGATTCGCGAATCGGGCGGTGACTTCACCGCAGTCACGGGCGGCACGCGCGTGCTGTCCGACTGGATCGTCATGAAAGTGACGGTCAACCCGGGCGAGGCGTTTCTCGATCGCATGATTGCGATGGTGGAAGGCGCCAAGCGTCAGAAGACGCCGAACGAAATCGCGCTGACGATTCTGCTCGTCGCCCTGACGCTGGTGCTGCTGCTCGCCACGGCCACGCTGCTGCCGTATTCGATCTACAGCGTGCTGGTCACGCAGGCAGGGCATCCGGTCACGATCACCGTGCTCGTGGCGCTGCTCGTGTGCCTGATTCCGACGACCATCGGCGGCTTGCTCTCGGCCATTGGTGTTGCCGGCATGAGCCGCATGATGCAGGCCAACGTGATCGCCACGTCGGGCCGTGCCGTGGAAGCTGCGGGCGACGTCGATGTGCTGCTGCTCGACAAGACCGGCACTATCACGCTGGGCAATCGTCAGGCCTCGCAGTTCGTGCCCGCCCCGGGTGTGGACGAGCGCACGCTGGCCGATGCCGCGCAACTCTCGTCGCTGGCCGACGAAACGCCGGAAGGCCGCAGCATCACGGTGCTCGCCAAGCAACGCTTCAATCTGCGTGAGCGCGAGATGGCCGGCCTGCACGCCGTGTTTCTCCCGTTCTCGGCGCAGACGCGCATGAGCGGCGTGGATCTGGCCGACAAGCAGATTCGCAAGGGCGCTGCCGAAGCCGTCAAGCGCTACGTGGAGTCGGCCGGCGGTGTGTGGCCGGCGGCGCTGGCGACGTCGGTCGATGAAATTTCGCGTCGCGGCAGCACGCCGCTGGTGGTGGCCGAGCAAGACGGGCAAGGCACGCGTGCGCTGGGTGTGATCGAGCTGAAGGACGTGGTCAAGGGCGGCATCAAGGAACGCTTTGCCGAACTCCGCCAGATGGGCATTACCACGTTGATGGTCACGGGCGACAACCGCCTGACGGCCGCAGCGATCGCGGCGGAAGCCGGTGTTGATGACTTCCTCGCCGAAGCCACGCCGGAAGCCAAGCTCGCGACCATTCGCAAGTATCAGGCGGAAGGCAAGCTGGTGGCGATGACCGGCGACGGCACCAACGACGCACCGGCGCTTGCGCAGGCCGACGTGGCCGTGGCGATGAACACGGGCACGCAGGCCGCGAAAGAGGCCGGCAATATGGTCGATCTGGACTCGAACCCGACCAAGCTCATCGAGATTGTCGAGATCGGCAAGCAGATGCTCATGACGCGCGGCAGTCTCACCACGTTCTCGATTGCGAATGACGTGGCGAAGTACTTCGCGATCATTCCGGCGGCGTTTGCGACCACGTATCCGCAACTGGATCAGTTGAACGTGATGCGCCTTGCCAGCCCGTCGTCGGCCATTCTGTCGGCGGTGATTTTCAACGCGCTGATCATCGTGGTGCTGATTCCGCTGGCACTCAAGGGTGTGAAGTATCGCCCGCTCGGTGCGGCAACGCTGCTGCGCCGCAACCTCGTGATTTACGGGCTGGGCGGCATTCTCGTGCCGTTCGTGGGCATCAAGGCGATCGACATGATCATCGCCGCGATGGGCTGGGCCTGATCGGCCGGCGCTGTTGCCCACTTGGTCATTGCAGAACTCTAAGGAATAGACGTCATGAAAACCCTGTTACGCCCGATGCTGAGCCTCTTCGTCGTGCTCTCGGTCATTACGGGCCTGGTGTATCCGCTGGTCGTGACCGGCATCGGCCGGGTCGCGTTTTCGCGCGAAGCCTCGGGCAGCCTGATCTACAAGGACGGTAAGCCGGTCGGCTCATCGCTGATCGGGCAGAACTTCGACGAGCCGAAGTACTTCTGGGGCCGCCTGTCGGCCACGGCGCCGATGCCTGACAACGGTCTCGCGTCGGGCGGTTCGAACTACGGCCCCCTCAACCCCGCACTCGCCGACGCCGTGAAGGGCCGTATCGCGGCACTGCGCGAAGCTGACCCGACGGCAGCGCTGCCGGTGCCGGCCGATCTGGTGACGGCTTCTGCCAGCGGTCTCGACCCTGAGATCAGCCCGGTAGCGGCGGCTTATCAGGTCAGCCGTGTCGCTAAGGCCCGTGGCCTGACGCCGGATGCGGTGCAAACCCTCGTCGCCCGCTACACGCAGGGGCGTCAATGGGGAATTTTCGGAGAGCCGCGGGTGAATGTTCTGAAGCTCAACCTGGCGTTGGATGGCTTGACGCCCGGTAGCGTCTGAAAAGCCGGCAGCGCTGCCGGGCAGGCTGGCGAATCGCTGGTCTTGTCCGGCAGCGTGCGGTAGATTGGCGGCACGCCCTCGACGCGTGCCGTTTTTGCTTTGCCCGATGTACCGAATGCGCATGGAATGCGCACGGCATGTGAACCGATTTTGCGTATGTCTCGCCGGCTGGCGAGATGGCGCGCGTCTTTCTGGTGGACTGATCCGATGGCTGGCATTGAACGCCCGAACCCCGACGACTTGCTCGACAAACTGCAACGCGACGAAGCGCGCGAGCAGCGCGGCCGGCTGAAGATTTTCTTTGGCGCGTCGGCGGGTGTCGGCAAGACGTTTGCCATGCTGCAAGCGGCGCGAAAGCTGCGCGAAGAAGGCACCGACGTGGTGGTCGGGGTATTGGAGACGCATGGCCGCGAAGAGACGGCCCAAATGCTCGAAGGGCTGGAAGTCCTGCCGCAGAAGTCGGTGGAGTATCGCGGGCGTCTGCTGCGCGAGTTCGATCTCGACGGCATGCTGGCGCGCAAACCGGCCGTCGCGCTGGTCGACGAACTGGCCCACGCGAATGTGCCCGGGGAGCGCCACACGAAGCGCTGGCAGGACGTCGAAGAATTGCTGGTGGCTGGCATCGACGTGTACACCACGCTCAACGTGCAGCATCTGGAGCGGCTCAACGATGTGGTCGGCCAGATTACCGGCATTCGCGTCTGGGAGACGCTGCCGGATCGGGTGTTCGATCTGGCAGACGAAGTCAAACTCGTCGATCTGCCGCCTGATGAACTGCTCGAGCGTATGCGGGAGGGCAAGGTGTACATGCCCGCGCAAG belongs to Pandoraea norimbergensis and includes:
- the kdpA gene encoding potassium-transporting ATPase subunit KdpA encodes the protein MTLNAWIQLGVFLVVLLVLARPLGRFMANVLAGESRVNRWFAPVERGLYRLCGIDPEKEMHWRAYAIALIGFNAVGAFAVYALQRWQVWLPLNPQAFGAVTPDSSMNTAVSFVANTNWQGYSGESTMSYLTQMLGLAVQNFLSAATGIAVVVALIRGFARHTAKTIGNFWVDMTRITFYVLIPLSVLFAAAFMSQGVIQNFDAYKDVATVQATHYDNPVLGPDGQPKMDAAGKPVTQPAVTSTQTLPMGPVASQEAIKMLGTNGGGFFNANSAHPYENPTPLSNFLQILAIFLIPAALCFTFGRMVGDRRQGVAILAAMTIAFSIAAVATVSAEQAGNPVLTPLGVDQQVSATQSGGNMEGKETRFGIVASGIFATVTTAASCGAVNAMHDSLTPLGGMVPMLLMQLGEVVFGGVGSGLYGMLVFAMLAVFVAGLMIGRTPEYLGKKIEAFEMKMVAVAVLMTPMLVLLGTALAVMVQAGQVGVANPATHGFSEILYAFSSAANNNGSAFAGLSANTPFYNNTLAIAMWFGRFWVIVPVLAIAGGLAAKKRIAATSGTLPTHGPLFVVLLLGTVLLVGALTYVPALALGPIAEHLAMIGAH
- the kdpC gene encoding potassium-transporting ATPase subunit KdpC — translated: MKTLLRPMLSLFVVLSVITGLVYPLVVTGIGRVAFSREASGSLIYKDGKPVGSSLIGQNFDEPKYFWGRLSATAPMPDNGLASGGSNYGPLNPALADAVKGRIAALREADPTAALPVPADLVTASASGLDPEISPVAAAYQVSRVAKARGLTPDAVQTLVARYTQGRQWGIFGEPRVNVLKLNLALDGLTPGSV
- the kdpF gene encoding K(+)-transporting ATPase subunit F, whose protein sequence is MTAMYWLSGGLTLALLVYLVYALFKPEDLA
- a CDS encoding amino acid ABC transporter substrate-binding protein yields the protein MNWKVVARRVALSLSVSVAALGTLSGVSTAVAAPAKAAKSDVAVVALPKINGDLTGTLKKIHDTGLITLGYREAAIPFAYVNDKGKPVGYTMDLCYAVVDAVKSALNMPNLKVREMSITPQNRIPLVKNGTVDLDCAPNTITPERAEQVGFSHPYYVSEVRLLVNKKDNIRGLEDLKGQNLVASAGSTGERLARIQADKGGFRVIPARDHGESMMTLETGRAKAFALDDVLLAGLRATAREPGDFAIVGAPLETELNALMLRRDDPQFKKFVDTTLAHVFSSGEIRRIQQKWFQQPIPPRNVNLNLEPSKEVIEVWREGSQVTE
- a CDS encoding amino acid ABC transporter substrate-binding protein, with translation MPTASAPELTAPAETDAGNTLTTASPTLERIRQRGRIELGYRQSAVPFSFADKHEQPQGLAWALCQKIVPAIQRELGLPQLDSVPVRVIEQMRAPLVKGDAIDIDCAPSTLTPERAEQVAFSLPYYAAHVRLMVRRGSGIGSIDAMRGLRLVVVQGTTAERLVRARQAEIGFQLLMARDYDEAFHLLREQRGQALALDDVLLQGLRTTTKTPDAFRVVGPPLADTPEYYALVLRKDDPAFKAVVDAALVELFRSGEMARLQGHWFQNPTPPYGVNLHMLPSPEVQALWEAARQKSPQASRRASDQESRQE
- the kdpB gene encoding potassium-transporting ATPase subunit KdpB codes for the protein MNQSAGNTVTRPVGEGHTSAVKSMFDPSIVKPAIVDSFRKLHPLTQARNPVMFVVYVGSILTTVLFGMALAGHAEASAPFILAITLWLWFTVLFANFAEALAEGRSKAQAASLRQAKKNVPAKQLRAAARDAECLVIDSASLRRGDFVLVEAGDVVPADGEVVEGVASVDESAITGESAPVIRESGGDFTAVTGGTRVLSDWIVMKVTVNPGEAFLDRMIAMVEGAKRQKTPNEIALTILLVALTLVLLLATATLLPYSIYSVLVTQAGHPVTITVLVALLVCLIPTTIGGLLSAIGVAGMSRMMQANVIATSGRAVEAAGDVDVLLLDKTGTITLGNRQASQFVPAPGVDERTLADAAQLSSLADETPEGRSITVLAKQRFNLREREMAGLHAVFLPFSAQTRMSGVDLADKQIRKGAAEAVKRYVESAGGVWPAALATSVDEISRRGSTPLVVAEQDGQGTRALGVIELKDVVKGGIKERFAELRQMGITTLMVTGDNRLTAAAIAAEAGVDDFLAEATPEAKLATIRKYQAEGKLVAMTGDGTNDAPALAQADVAVAMNTGTQAAKEAGNMVDLDSNPTKLIEIVEIGKQMLMTRGSLTTFSIANDVAKYFAIIPAAFATTYPQLDQLNVMRLASPSSAILSAVIFNALIIVVLIPLALKGVKYRPLGAATLLRRNLVIYGLGGILVPFVGIKAIDMIIAAMGWA